In Lathyrus oleraceus cultivar Zhongwan6 chromosome 2, CAAS_Psat_ZW6_1.0, whole genome shotgun sequence, the DNA window GATTTCATAGTAGGCAACTGAACTGAATTGATATCCCCTAAGATTTCCTCTGATAAATTGAAAGGTGGCGGATTCTTTCAGATGTACTCGATACATCATTGTCATCCGTAATGGAGCATATTTCTTCTGCAACCGATTGAGCAAGATCAAGAACAAGATCATGCATTTTGAAACTTGTAATTTTTCCAAATTCATCTATCTTAATATCTTGAAAAAATGATCTCCAATATAATTCATTCCACACCTCATTGCCGATATCCTCATCTTCAATAAAGCCATTAGCCATCCAAAGTTCTATTAGAAAGTGTTTGCTTATTATTTTATCTTTGGGAAATAGTGCACAGAAAGCAAAACACTGTCTCAATTTTGACGATAAATTCAAGTAACTTAATTTCAAAGCAGGCATGACAAAATTCTCACCTTGTAAACTCCATAACTTGCTTTCCTTGACATAGAGCCACTCTTTTTCCTCTCTTTTGAAACGCAAGAGACTTCCCAGTGCTATTGCCACAAGTTTTGCAGGCTCTTCCTCATTTGGTCCGAAGGCTTTGATAAATCATGTGCAGAAACTGTTCCCATGCTTGCTGCTACCTTTGGAAGACGAGTTGTTACTAAAATCGAAGCACCCTTGCCTCCAAAAGCCAATACAGATCTTAATCTCTGCCAATTTTCTTGTTCATCGTCCCATACATCATCTAACACAAGCAAATATCTTTTACTTCATAGCAAATCCAAAAGTTTTCTTTGCAACGGCTCTAGGTCTAATTCCTCACAAGCATGGCCTGATGCCAGATTCAATGATGGCTTTTGCCATTCTCTTCAAACTAAAATCTTCAGAAACACATTCTGACAACTCTTTCATGATTGAATATAAGTTGAGTCCACCAAGACCAACTATTGGATAGATAGATAAATCCTCAAAACCAGAAGTATCATCAACCAAAAAATCTATTATTTTATCCTTATCTTCATCTCTTCCATAGACTTGAGGTTGAGTAATCGTTGAAGTTGTTTGGCGCCAGTCAAGAACTCCACTTCTCTTCTCTCTAAGGATCTCTGTCAAATGAAACTTAGTCCTTTCTTCAGCGATTTCATCCAATCTCTCCCTTAACTTTTTCATTTTCTTAGCGATTTTGCAACAAAAAGTAATATGCCTAGGATGAAAAGAGGATAAGAAAGAGCTTTGTACCTTGTCTGGTCCACACTTGAGTTCTTCATGCTTCAACTCCAGTGCTTGAGTGGCACACTCGTCCAAGATATCATCGAGGACGTGAGCAGCATCTTTGAGCTTAAGCAGCCAATCCTTGATGGCTCTGTTTGTGAATTGCTTCTCCTCAGCATCTTCAAGAGTAGCCTTGATTGTAGTTAGCAAGCTGGAAAGACTTTCCAATTCACGGTCGAAACCAAGAAATAGGCCAAGCTCGTTTTGAACGAGTGAACTCAAATTGTCAAGCACAACTTCAATGATAGCTTCATCCATGTTTTAAGTTCAAACTCAAAAGAATCAAGAATGTAAACGGAAGAGAGTTTGTTTGTTTGGTTGAGAAGAAGATGTATTATCATAAAACAAGATTAACATGGAGTGAGTAGTAAAATGGAGTATCATTAATGTATCTTTGAAATTTCTCACAATGTTGTTTGATTAATATTTCAACTAAACAAATAACAAGAAGAAAATGACAGGTTAGGAAATAGAAACAAGGCTGAAATTTGGCTGCAATAAATTGTTTGAGTGTGTGTGGTTTGTCACTTTCTTTCTAGTTACTACTTCAATCAATAATGCTATTGACTTTGGGATAAATGttaatttttgaaaaataaagTAGTAGCTCTATAACATAATAATATAATCGGCACAAAATTGATAATGTTGTTGACTTTGGGATAAGTTTAATTTTTGAAAAGTAAAGTAGTAGCTCTATAACATAATAATATAATCGGCAAGAAAATTTAAATAAGATGGTataattttgtttgtttttggttttattgatgttaattTAGAATTTTATTAAGAGAAATGTGGATTATACACCGAAGACGAACGAATAATAAGTTTTGTCGCTATTCATTTTTGGATGACAAACTAAATCATCTTAAGAATTAAATTCACAACTCTAGGAGATACAATATTCCTAAGTATGAGTGTCCAAacacttttattttattttatgtttgATCACTTTACTTGAAGCAATTTTGAGGATTATCTGTTCAATGGTAAAACCTATGACCATCAATCCCATAGATTGGAAAACCGTAGTCAAGTCCACACATGCTTCTTTCCTTCCGACCCAACCGTTCATCAGAATATTTGTTGGCATAAGGGTCGATCTCCCGATCAAAGTTTTGGTCAAGAAATTCACAAGCTCCTATTTCTTCACATATACACCCACCAGCCAAAATATATCAAACTATTCACAGGCTCCGAACAATGAAAGGCATGTTCCCCATGTGACTCAATGTGATGTGCAAATTAAAGTCTTCTAAAGATTTTGATTGTGACAACTAAATACGAAAAAGTAAGTTAAATCACAAGTATCATCAATCAAGAAGCAAGCTAAAAGCAAAATATCAAAGTTTCTATAAGAAGAACTAAAAATAGTTAAATCAATCAAACGAAAGGAACTAAAGTTATGAAAGCTTGTCTGATCTTGcgtttattattttaattttgtatttGATAAGTTGTATGTCATTTAAGCAAGAGTAAGTCTTGAAATAATAATGTGATGAACACACGCATACACACAAGCACATTGTTTTAAACtcttcattttaaaaaaaatcaatcatgACAAGTGTTTAATCGATTAATAAGCAATTCCGATCAATTAAAAAAGCTAAAGTCGTTGTCTAATTGGTTCGGTCTTTCATCTAATCGATTAAGGAGAGAGTTAGAATTCTAATCGATTAGGAACCCCTTTAATTGATTAAGATGTAAAGATGATTAGGGTTTCCTTTTTTGGATTACTCTAATCGATCATCTTGTAATTTCTAATAGATTATAAGCGCCCAATCCATGAATTGTTGCCTTATTGAGCTAAAACAATTTCTATATAAATGAGTGTTTTGCTCACTTCTAAATCACTTGTGGAAATTACTAGTGTAATAATCAACACCAATCTTTTGCATCTCAACATCAATACACCCAATAAAATGAGCATCATCAACAAAAGGGAGAAGAACTTCAATCACTTTTCAACCAGCACAAGTGACATAAGCCTTCATAAATTTCTTAACAACACCGTAAGCGTAATGAAGCATAACAAAAATGTCACCTTTGTCGAAAAGTTCAAAAAACACCTAGTCGGAGCATGGTCGGAGACTCGTCGGaatcttcatcgtgttcttgagctTCATCAGTTAGAACTTCAAACTCGCGCCATTTCTATGGTTTCTTGACACGATCTTATTTCCGCACCCACACAGAATCATATCCCCATATTTACATGCCTCAATTCCTCACCATTGTCATTTAATTTAGCTTTTAGGGTTTCATTGTTCTTCACAGATTGGTGAAATTATTGCTACGCCATGTCTAGTTTTCATTCTTTGAGCTTTATTCAGTTTGATCTTTGATGaattattgttgttgttcttgGTTGATTAGTGAACATGATGAATATTCATGAACATGACAGAGAATGAGGAAAGAGAGAGGGAAAGAATGGATTTGATCCAATAATAAGAGCATATTCCACATCAGCACCAGGTGTATGCCAAGTGGTCTTCTATTTTGACTTTGACTAACACAACAAATGGAAAGGACTAATGTGGCTCTGTTTGAACAACTAAAGGATCAAATTATAACTTTTCAAAATTGAGGGACCAAAATGGACCCCAGGGTAAAGTTAAAGGACCAAAAATAGTATTTTACTTTAAAGCTTACTAAAAGGAAAAATCTATATACGGTATGCCTTAAAGCTTACTAAAAGGAATGACACCAATTCCATGTATTGGATCCTGATTTGACACcaatgaaattctggtatcagatatgagatatcgaaggtaatgtcacggcactaatatctgagtaacacaaacagaagaaagatatagaatggtaatgcaaaagacacaagcaattgttaacccagttcggtgcaactcacctacgtctgggggctaccaagccaggaaggaaatccactaaatagaatcagttcaaagactctccgtacacttcaacaaattacagtctttctcacctaatctctacctgtgcaatttctacctaagcactcttagatatgagaactgatcagtgcattttgatgcacgttcttccatgtttgtacttaagcatttcttcggtttgctttgattatttttatgttttaatgtgttttcataatttattttattttttgcacttatttaattttcgtatttaattttcagcattagcagctttcacgagaaaaatcatatcttgagctaggagtatcggattgagacgtgctaccagtcgatggaaagctaagaaaaagatatacaacttttgttcagaagtcgagagctgaatcgaactgtagcagggccagaaagtctgttgaagttgcagaattttatttgtatttttgttgggtcatttgtagtgggctgggtcgacccagttgagttgtaaaacgGGTATTTATTTTCCCCTAGGTCTAGCAGCCGTACACTATTGGGAATTGGACGGAAAAAAAAATCATCGTTCATGTATGAATTTGAGAGCTTGCAAagaatgactatggagaactaatttcccaagaatcaattcactgtaatcggatgccactttgagattcttttataattttccattaatctgttcctttgaattatatctataatcacaattacttgcttaatttaattgtttttacatgatagaattctttaatttgattgttgtctgctttgaatcaatttcgtgattagtgtagcttttgcattatcgcgttcgatcatattgtgtttgcttaattcgcaatagttttaatccatttgctttactcggaattcagggacagacttcgtataattgttattgcgcttgtcagtagcttttgtaatcgaataggatcagactcgtttagggatttggaattttatagggatcaatgataagttggaagatgatatagtgggttgattcgtttcagcttattcaaataatcactttcaataatcacttattttctgcattttaaTAATTGAACACTGAATCAACCCCCTATTCGATTacgtttaattattacaaacaagaatccttgagacgatatccgagtttaattgtcgttgtattacgtttttacaaaattactcgttttgatccgcgtgcgaccgcgaatcaaattggcgccgttgccggggattcttgtttCTTTTAATCGTTTTTAGAGTCATAGGTTTAGTGTCTAAGCGTATAGGTCCTAGTTTCCCCGCAGTTTCGTCCAACTTGCGTATTGGTCTTTTTTGCggtttgaaaaaaaaaatttgtttttaaacaaattgtctcagattattccgattttttgtcgattcattaggaaaaaatcagTAATCATAAGCCTCTATTTATGGAATAAATAATGGACAACACCCTAAAAAATtgaaattccttatttttctattttttatgatttttttctgttttgatagttttagaaaattccgaaaaaattctcaaaaattttAAATGACGCTATTAGATTAATTTcggtgttagtttatttttctaaatttattttaatcgttttccttcattgtgtttgtttttgacaatGGCTGATAATAGAACCTTAAGGCAGTTAGCTGCTCCTGATGTGAATTACAATGGTTTGTGTATTGAATATGATGCTGCTGCTGTtccttttgaattaaaatcgggtttaatacacttgttgccaaagtTTAATGGTCTTGCAGGTGAAGATCCACATAGACATCTCAAAGAATTCCAGGTTGTATGCTCTACACCGTTGAGGCCTGAAGGAATAACTGAAGACCATATCAAACTTCGggcttttcctttttcattgcagggTGCAACAAAGGATTGGATTTATTATCTCGAGCCAAACTCAATTGCAAGTTGGACTGCCCTGAAAAAAGTGTTCTTAGAGAGATACTTTCCTGCCTCCAGAGCTGCCTCAATAAGAAAggagatttgtggtattagacAAGGTAATGAGTCGCTGAccgagtattgggagagattGAAGCACTTGGTATCTAGCTGCCCTCAACACCAGATCACAGAGCAATTACTCATCCAGTACTTTTATGAGGGGTTGTTACCGATGGACAGGAAtattcttgatgctgctagtggtggagcactaGTCGATAAAACTCCAGCTGCTGCCAAAACACTTATTGAAAATATGTCTCTTAATTCTCAACAGTTCACTACTAGAGACAATTCTGTTCACAGCAAAGGCGTGAGTCAAATTCAAGTTTCTTCCAATAAGGCTTTAGAGACCAGAATTGACGAACTCACCACCTTAGTCAAACAGTTGGCAGTAGCAAAACCTCAAACAACAACTTTGTGTGGCATTTGTACTTCTCCTGAGCACCCGACCGATACTTGTCCTATTCTAAGAGACGAGTCCATTACTGAGCTGCCACAAGCTTATGCAGCCAACCTTTACAATTAAAACAGGTACAACAACACTCCTGAcctgtccaccaacaaataccatcccaattggaggaaccacccaaaccttcgatatggaaaTCCACAATCCAGCCAACAACAGAACTCACCTCAAGTGGCTGCCCCTGCACCTTCCGGACCATCCTTAGAGGATCTTGTTAAGCAAATGGCCGTGAACAACCTCCAGTTCCAACAAAGGACCGATGCCagcattcagaccttgaacacACAAATGGGACAgcttgctactcaaataaataacatgcaagctCAAGGTTTGAACCAACTTCCAGCCCAGACAGTTGTCAATCCGAATGGTCCTAATGCTAATGTGAGCGCAATTTCTTTGAGATCCGGAAAAGTTACAGAACCAGcccctgaaaaaaataaaaaaatcattgaGGTAACTTCTGAACTTTCTCCTTCTGAACCTCACCCAGCTGAAttttcttctccttcttctgttgtggtcgaaactgaaaaaattaaagaaaaggagtatgtgccaccagtcccctttccacatagagttctgaaaaataaaagaattgaggagggagacaaAGAAAAGAGAGATATTGGATGTTTTCCGAAAGGTTGCGGTAAATATTCCGCTACTTGATGTTATTAAGCAGATtcctaagtatgcaaagtttctgaaagattTGTGTACCAACAAGAGGAGGATTAAGGGAAGTGAAAGAGTAAACTTAGGAGGAAATATTTCTGCCGTTATTCAGCCCAAACAATCATCCAAACAGACTGTAGGCGAGCAAAATGTTTCAGCCCTCACTACTCAGGTTCTGCCACAAAAGCAGAAGAATCCGGGAACATTTGTTATTCCTTGTACCATCGGGGATAGTAAATTTgagaattgcatgcttgatttgggagcgggcattaatgttatgcctacttctgtttataataacctttgtcttggtcctttgcagcatacagGTTTAATAATTCAATTGGCAAACAGGAGCAACGCTCGACCCGCCGGGGTAGTCGAAGATGTTCTTGTTCAAGTTAACGAtttgatttttcctgcagatttctATATTCTAGACATGGAAGGAGAAACCAAGGCAAGCGGagctcccatcattttaggcagaccgttcatgaaaacggcgaagacaaaaattgatgttgacgatggaaccatgtccatggaatttggtgacattgtcgcaaaatttaacatttttgaTGCCATGAAACACCCTGTGGAGGAGCATTCCGTTTTTCATATTGAGCTGATTTCTGAATTAGTTGATGACTCTAGTTCTGAACTATTTGCGCTTGATTTTCCATCTCTctctggttttgatgatatttattcatgttctgattgtactgacactaacgTTTGTGTTGTCTatgctgagattgatgctgccttaC includes these proteins:
- the LOC127123116 gene encoding uncharacterized protein LOC127123116, coding for MADNRTLRQLAAPDVNYNGLCIEYDAAAVPFELKSGLIHLLPKFNGLAGEDPHRHLKEFQVVCSTPLRPEGITEDHIKLRAFPFSLQGATKDWIYYLEPNSIASWTALKKVFLERYFPASRAASIRKEICGIRQGNESLTEYWERLKHLVSSCPQHQITEQLLIQYFYEGLLPMDRNILDAASGGALVDKTPAAAKTLIENMSLNSQQFTTRDNSVHSKGVSQIQVSSNKALETRIDELTTLVKQLAVAKPQTTTLCGICTSPEHPTDTCPILRDESITELPQAYAANLYN